Proteins from a single region of Aureibacter tunicatorum:
- a CDS encoding TolC family protein, with amino-acid sequence MIFRKSKIPTQLRILLLLVLAGIMPYNALSQESLSDLLKIAEKNYPAIAAKQAEAEAQKANISLEKKSLLPTLDIGYDANFATYNNITGMNYPGNNIPISGPPSDDNYGPTIGSGVGLTMRWNPITFGQRKNAIEYEKSNYEKQLAMVDNEILSIQFKVAYLYLEIAGTQELIEAYEKNVDRNSFNLLRARTLIEAGLKPSVDSLQFHAELSKSKTELYQLKRLLNEQNENLKEFLARDNFSKIAFEEKIFSNLPLSPNQDDINLLNNPLIKASISQTNAFEAKLDEVKKDIFPKISIWGTTYARGSGVDFEGNVNHSNGWNMQRYNYGVGLQLSLPLMSLATHKTEKNKQEAYLRSAQSYQRQIENNIAKKASLEAENLQIALDIAQEVPKEFHASESAYKALTIRYEEGLVDYTGLMQSQYELLQSQAKLNNAHLNAWKSLLKIALVEGDLELFLHQIENLP; translated from the coding sequence ATGATATTCAGAAAAAGTAAGATTCCTACTCAACTCAGAATCCTGCTATTACTTGTTCTTGCGGGAATAATGCCATACAATGCTCTAAGTCAAGAAAGCTTGAGTGATTTGCTGAAAATCGCTGAAAAGAATTACCCAGCCATAGCAGCAAAACAAGCTGAAGCTGAAGCTCAAAAGGCCAACATCAGCTTAGAAAAGAAAAGCCTGCTGCCAACCCTTGACATTGGATATGATGCCAATTTCGCCACGTACAATAATATTACAGGAATGAATTATCCAGGCAACAACATTCCTATTTCAGGGCCTCCATCTGATGACAATTATGGACCTACGATAGGGTCCGGAGTAGGTTTAACCATGAGATGGAATCCTATAACTTTTGGGCAACGAAAAAATGCTATCGAATACGAAAAAAGCAATTATGAGAAACAACTTGCCATGGTCGACAATGAAATTCTCAGCATTCAATTCAAGGTAGCGTACTTGTATCTGGAAATCGCCGGCACTCAAGAATTAATAGAGGCCTATGAGAAAAATGTTGATCGAAATAGCTTCAACCTGCTAAGAGCACGAACACTTATCGAAGCTGGACTAAAACCTTCTGTGGACAGCTTGCAATTTCACGCTGAGCTTTCCAAATCAAAAACAGAGCTTTATCAACTGAAACGACTTCTTAATGAACAAAACGAAAACTTGAAAGAGTTCTTGGCTAGAGATAATTTCAGCAAAATAGCATTCGAAGAAAAAATCTTTAGCAACCTCCCTTTATCACCGAATCAGGATGATATCAACCTCCTCAACAACCCCTTGATTAAAGCTTCCATCAGCCAAACTAATGCTTTTGAAGCCAAATTAGATGAAGTGAAGAAAGATATCTTCCCAAAAATTTCAATTTGGGGAACAACTTACGCGAGAGGCTCAGGAGTGGATTTCGAGGGAAATGTAAATCATTCCAATGGCTGGAATATGCAACGATATAATTATGGCGTAGGATTGCAGCTTTCATTGCCATTAATGAGTCTAGCCACGCACAAAACAGAGAAAAACAAACAAGAGGCATACCTTAGATCAGCTCAATCATACCAGAGGCAAATAGAAAATAATATCGCAAAAAAAGCTTCCTTAGAAGCTGAGAACTTGCAAATCGCACTTGATATAGCCCAAGAAGTTCCTAAAGAATTTCACGCTAGCGAATCTGCTTACAAAGCTCTAACGATCAGATATGAAGAAGGACTTGTGGATTATACAGGACTGATGCAATCCCAATACGAGTTGTTGCAATCTCAAGCCAAACTCAACAACGCTCATTTAAATGCATGGAAATCGCTGCTGAAAATCGCATTAGTCGAAGGCGATTTGGAGCTGTTTCTACATCAAATCGAAAACTTACCATGA
- a CDS encoding SIR2 family NAD-dependent protein deacylase has protein sequence MNDKQARKKMVVLTGAGVSAESGLRTFRDSGGLWEGYDVMKVASIEGWHEDQELVLSFYNQRRKDALKSEPNQAHKILKELEAYFDLKIVTQNVDNLHEKAGSSHVLHLHGSLFEAKSSKDESLIYPMEGDIHLGDQCEKGSQLRPNIVWFGEAVPMMDKAIEEVLDADIFLILGTSLAVYPAASLIEYVNDNAELFLVDPVMPDKELPRHMKFVQNVATKGMIEVKKLLLEELD, from the coding sequence ATGAATGACAAGCAGGCAAGAAAAAAAATGGTAGTGCTTACTGGTGCGGGAGTAAGCGCCGAAAGCGGACTGAGAACTTTTAGAGATTCAGGAGGTTTGTGGGAAGGTTATGATGTCATGAAGGTGGCTAGCATTGAGGGGTGGCATGAAGACCAGGAATTGGTTTTGTCATTTTATAATCAAAGGAGAAAAGACGCATTGAAGTCTGAGCCCAATCAAGCTCATAAGATTTTGAAAGAGTTGGAGGCTTATTTTGATTTAAAGATTGTAACTCAAAATGTGGATAATTTGCATGAAAAAGCAGGTAGTTCTCACGTATTGCATTTGCATGGCTCTTTGTTTGAAGCTAAAAGCTCTAAAGATGAAAGCTTGATTTATCCCATGGAGGGAGATATTCATTTGGGAGATCAATGTGAAAAAGGAAGTCAGTTGAGGCCTAATATTGTTTGGTTTGGCGAAGCTGTGCCGATGATGGATAAGGCAATCGAAGAAGTTTTGGACGCTGACATCTTTTTGATTTTAGGAACTTCCTTGGCTGTTTATCCCGCGGCGAGTTTGATTGAGTATGTCAATGACAATGCGGAATTGTTCCTAGTAGATCCTGTTATGCCGGATAAAGAATTGCCGAGACATATGAAGTTTGTTCAGAATGTCGCAACCAAAGGCATGATTGAAGTTAAAAAACTGTTGTTGGAAGAATTGGATTAG
- a CDS encoding LptF/LptG family permease, which translates to MKKLDKLIYQSFLGPFLLTLVVVIFILLMQLLLRYFDDLVGKDLGVGVLVELFFYLAVYLSPQAFPLAVLLASLITFGNLGEHFELTAIKASGISLLRALQPIFFFAIFLTGMAFYFNSFIVPKANAKAFRLLWDVKQKKAAMQLPEGSFYRDLPGFQIKANKKFPDGRLREVIIYDHSDNDGNTAQILADSGKMYTIMEGAYLVMELYSGNRYAESTTSTGGTRRPRNIIEPYERNDFDSMKMVFSLSSFEMGETDESLFQGQRMTKTLPELLTALDSMSLDLDNVKYEFYQDLPSYFSFHLREGIKVPENIKVNVKKRDSILNALHQKEQEELDKQQVAKNETEKEKAIDSLDVLNEEVAESQEEKDSLTEELVAYSVSTDTTDYIAKLDSAAAVSGRESAMIKAAQGKVRGAKTRLQVKADRIENMQKNIYKFEIAKAKKYSEAFACLIMFLIGAPLGSIIKKGGLGMPVLISIAFFIVYYVVNVTGDKWAKEGIISSELGLWLANILLLPIGLFFLRQAKNDARIFEVDYYKVAVAKLKKRFGGKKIATK; encoded by the coding sequence ATGAAAAAACTCGATAAACTAATATATCAATCTTTTTTAGGGCCTTTTCTATTGACCTTGGTTGTGGTGATCTTCATCTTATTGATGCAATTATTGTTGCGTTATTTTGATGATTTGGTAGGAAAAGATCTTGGAGTAGGCGTGTTGGTTGAACTATTCTTTTATTTAGCAGTCTATTTATCGCCGCAGGCTTTTCCATTGGCCGTATTGCTGGCCTCTTTGATAACCTTCGGTAATCTTGGAGAGCATTTTGAATTGACTGCGATCAAGGCTTCAGGGATTTCGTTGCTCAGAGCTTTGCAGCCGATTTTCTTTTTCGCAATCTTTTTGACGGGAATGGCTTTCTATTTCAATAGTTTTATAGTCCCCAAGGCCAATGCCAAAGCATTTAGGTTACTCTGGGATGTGAAGCAAAAGAAAGCAGCTATGCAGTTGCCTGAAGGGTCGTTTTATAGGGATTTGCCGGGGTTTCAGATTAAGGCTAATAAGAAGTTTCCCGATGGCAGGTTAAGAGAGGTGATTATTTACGATCATTCGGACAATGATGGGAATACGGCTCAAATTTTAGCGGATTCTGGGAAAATGTATACTATCATGGAAGGAGCTTATTTGGTAATGGAGCTTTATTCTGGGAATAGATACGCAGAGTCAACAACATCAACCGGAGGCACAAGAAGGCCAAGGAATATCATAGAGCCTTATGAAAGGAATGATTTCGATTCTATGAAAATGGTATTTAGTTTGTCTTCTTTTGAGATGGGAGAGACAGATGAAAGTTTATTTCAAGGACAAAGAATGACGAAGACCTTGCCGGAACTGTTGACCGCTTTGGACTCTATGAGTCTTGATCTTGATAATGTCAAGTATGAGTTTTACCAAGATTTGCCTTCGTATTTTTCGTTTCACTTGAGAGAAGGAATCAAGGTGCCTGAGAATATCAAGGTTAATGTTAAGAAAAGAGATTCGATATTGAACGCGCTCCATCAAAAGGAGCAAGAGGAGTTGGATAAGCAACAAGTTGCTAAAAATGAAACTGAAAAAGAAAAAGCTATTGATAGTTTGGACGTCTTAAATGAAGAGGTGGCCGAATCTCAAGAGGAGAAGGATTCTTTGACAGAAGAGCTTGTGGCGTATAGCGTGTCAACTGATACGACAGACTATATAGCCAAATTAGATTCAGCCGCAGCAGTCTCTGGCAGGGAAAGCGCGATGATAAAAGCTGCTCAAGGCAAGGTCAGGGGAGCGAAGACAAGACTTCAAGTGAAGGCTGATCGAATAGAAAACATGCAAAAGAATATTTACAAGTTTGAAATCGCTAAGGCTAAGAAATATTCTGAAGCGTTCGCTTGTCTGATTATGTTTCTGATAGGTGCGCCGCTTGGGTCGATTATCAAAAAAGGAGGGCTTGGAATGCCTGTATTGATTTCCATTGCATTTTTTATTGTTTATTATGTAGTGAATGTGACGGGAGACAAATGGGCGAAAGAGGGAATTATTTCTTCGGAGCTGGGTCTATGGTTGGCTAATATTTTGCTGTTGCCTATAGGGTTGTTCTTTTTACGACAAGCGAAAAACGACGCCAGGATATTCGAAGTTGATTATTATAAAGTTGCTGTTGCAAAGCTGAAAAAGAGGTTTGGAGGCAAGAAGATTGCAACAAAATAA
- the rpsO gene encoding 30S ribosomal protein S15, with protein sequence MYLTKEKKTEIFENHGRLKSTSDTGSPESQIALFTFRINHLTEHLKQNKKDHSTRLGLLKLVGKRRRLLDYLMKNDIERYRAIIAELGIRK encoded by the coding sequence ATGTATTTAACGAAAGAGAAAAAAACTGAAATTTTCGAGAATCATGGTCGGTTGAAGTCTACATCTGATACCGGTTCTCCAGAGTCTCAAATTGCTTTGTTCACGTTTAGAATTAATCACTTGACTGAGCACTTGAAGCAAAACAAAAAAGATCACTCGACTCGTCTTGGTCTTTTGAAATTGGTAGGTAAAAGAAGAAGACTTTTGGATTACTTGATGAAAAATGATATCGAGAGATATAGAGCAATTATTGCTGAACTAGGAATCAGAAAGTAA
- the pnp gene encoding polyribonucleotide nucleotidyltransferase translates to MSLNVFTKNINLPDGREITIETGKLAKQADGSVVVRMGDTMLLATVVSSKDAMDGIDFLPLSVDYQEKFASAGRIPGGFLKREGRLSDFEVLVSRLVDRAIRPLFPSDYHADTQVMIQLISADKDALPDQLAALAASAALTISDIPFNGPISEVRVVRHENEYLVNPTPEQLDNADIDLIVAATMENILMVEGEMDEVSESEMLEAMKVAHDAIRTQCQAQLELASEMGVGEKREYCHEDSDEELRKELFEKLYARVYAIFEQHITNKNERKQTIKAVKEAYLAELAEDHEVDLSLVDKYFNEIEKKAAREYVLDTNIRIDGRKPNEVRPVWCEVDYLPTPHGSAVFTRGETQSLCTVTLGTKLDEQIIDRAMVNDVSRFLLHYNFPGFSTGEVRPNRGPGRREVGHGNLALRALKQVLPPKDENPYTIRIVSDILESNGSSSMATVCGGTLALMDAGIAIKRPVSGIAMGMISDSETGRYAILSDILGDEDHLGDMDFKVTGTEKGITACQMDIKVDGLSYEVLETALMQANEGRNHILGEMLKVMPETREDFKPNAPRTCSLYIHKDTIGALIGPGGKVVQEIQAETNTTIVIEEVDGKGLVNIFASNQDDMDKAVTWVKNIVAMPEVGEVYEAKVKSIMPFGAFVEFLPNKEGLLHISEIKRERLENMDGVLEVGEMIKVKLIDIDKKTGKFKLSRKVLLPKPERSGNGKSEEGGNQERRSGGKGRPPRRNA, encoded by the coding sequence ATGTCACTTAACGTTTTTACGAAGAATATAAATTTGCCTGATGGTCGTGAAATCACGATCGAAACAGGTAAGCTTGCGAAGCAGGCTGATGGATCTGTAGTGGTTCGAATGGGAGATACAATGCTTTTAGCTACTGTTGTTTCCAGCAAAGACGCTATGGATGGTATCGATTTTTTGCCGCTTTCGGTTGATTATCAAGAAAAATTCGCTTCAGCAGGTCGTATCCCTGGAGGTTTCTTGAAAAGAGAAGGAAGATTGTCTGATTTTGAAGTGTTGGTTTCAAGATTAGTGGATAGAGCGATCAGACCATTGTTCCCAAGCGATTATCATGCGGATACACAGGTGATGATTCAGTTGATCTCAGCTGATAAGGACGCGCTTCCTGATCAATTGGCTGCTTTGGCCGCTTCCGCTGCTTTGACGATTTCTGATATTCCATTCAATGGGCCGATTTCTGAAGTTAGAGTAGTAAGACATGAGAATGAATATTTGGTAAACCCTACACCTGAGCAACTTGATAACGCTGACATAGATTTGATCGTAGCTGCTACTATGGAGAATATCCTTATGGTAGAAGGTGAGATGGATGAAGTTTCTGAGTCTGAAATGCTTGAGGCAATGAAAGTTGCGCATGATGCGATTAGAACTCAATGTCAAGCTCAGTTGGAACTGGCTTCTGAAATGGGAGTTGGCGAAAAGAGAGAGTATTGTCATGAAGACAGCGATGAGGAATTAAGAAAAGAATTGTTTGAAAAGTTGTATGCGCGTGTTTATGCGATTTTCGAACAACATATTACGAATAAAAACGAAAGAAAGCAGACGATCAAGGCTGTCAAAGAAGCATATTTAGCTGAATTGGCGGAAGATCATGAAGTTGATTTGTCTTTGGTGGATAAGTATTTCAATGAAATTGAAAAGAAAGCCGCTAGAGAATATGTTCTGGATACAAATATTAGAATTGACGGAAGAAAGCCGAATGAAGTAAGACCTGTTTGGTGTGAAGTGGATTACTTGCCAACACCTCATGGTTCTGCAGTGTTCACAAGAGGCGAGACTCAGTCATTGTGTACTGTTACTTTAGGAACTAAGCTTGATGAGCAAATCATCGACAGAGCTATGGTGAATGATGTTAGCAGATTTTTATTGCACTACAATTTCCCAGGTTTCTCAACAGGGGAAGTGAGACCAAATAGAGGTCCGGGTCGTAGAGAAGTAGGACATGGAAACTTGGCTTTGAGAGCTTTGAAGCAAGTGTTGCCTCCAAAAGATGAAAACCCTTATACAATAAGAATCGTTTCAGATATACTTGAGTCTAATGGATCTTCGTCCATGGCTACAGTTTGTGGTGGTACTTTGGCGTTGATGGATGCGGGTATTGCTATCAAAAGACCTGTTTCAGGTATTGCTATGGGAATGATTTCGGATAGCGAGACAGGAAGATACGCGATTTTGTCTGATATCTTGGGTGATGAGGATCACTTGGGAGATATGGACTTTAAAGTTACAGGTACTGAAAAGGGAATCACTGCTTGCCAAATGGATATCAAGGTGGATGGACTTTCTTATGAAGTTCTTGAAACTGCATTGATGCAAGCTAACGAAGGTAGAAACCATATATTAGGCGAAATGCTTAAGGTAATGCCAGAGACTAGAGAAGACTTTAAACCTAATGCGCCTAGAACTTGTTCTCTATACATCCATAAAGATACTATCGGAGCATTGATAGGACCTGGAGGTAAAGTTGTTCAGGAGATTCAAGCTGAGACAAACACTACTATCGTTATCGAAGAAGTGGATGGTAAAGGTTTGGTGAATATCTTCGCTTCTAATCAAGATGACATGGACAAGGCTGTGACTTGGGTTAAGAACATCGTTGCTATGCCTGAGGTTGGAGAGGTTTATGAAGCTAAAGTGAAATCTATCATGCCTTTCGGTGCTTTCGTTGAGTTCTTGCCTAACAAAGAAGGTTTGTTGCATATCTCTGAGATTAAGAGAGAGCGTCTTGAAAATATGGATGGTGTCTTGGAAGTTGGTGAAATGATAAAGGTTAAGCTGATTGACATTGACAAGAAAACAGGCAAGTTCAAGCTTTCAAGAAAAGTTTTATTGCCTAAGCCAGAGAGAAGTGGGAACGGAAAGTCTGAAGAGGGTGGCAATCAAGAAAGACGTTCTGGTGGTAAAGGAAGACCGCCAAGAAGGAACGCTTAA
- a CDS encoding sigma-70 family RNA polymerase sigma factor, with product MRQLKISKQITNRESQSLDKYLQEIGKVDLLTPDEEVELAKRIREGDQIALEKLTKANLRFVVSVAKQYQNQGLSLGDLINEGNLGLIKAAQRFDETRGFKFISYAVWWIRQSILQALAEQSRIVRLPLNRVGSLNKISKTFSDLEQKYEREPSPDELAEVLDVSTAEVVDTMKISGRHVSMDAPFVQGEENSLLDVLENDSEEKPDSELMNDSLRREVQRALSTLTKREADVITLYFGLNGEHAMTLEEIGEKFNLTRERVRQIKEKAIRRLRHTSRSKALKPYLG from the coding sequence ATGAGACAGCTCAAGATTAGTAAGCAAATTACCAATAGAGAAAGCCAATCCTTGGACAAGTACTTGCAAGAGATCGGAAAAGTTGATCTTTTGACTCCGGACGAGGAGGTAGAACTTGCAAAGAGGATTAGAGAAGGTGATCAAATTGCGTTGGAAAAATTGACGAAAGCGAACTTAAGATTCGTAGTGTCAGTGGCAAAGCAATATCAGAATCAAGGGCTTTCTTTGGGGGATTTGATTAACGAGGGGAATCTTGGATTGATCAAAGCCGCGCAAAGATTTGACGAAACGAGGGGGTTTAAGTTTATTTCATATGCAGTGTGGTGGATTCGTCAGTCGATTCTTCAAGCGTTGGCAGAGCAGTCAAGAATAGTTCGTTTACCTCTTAACAGAGTTGGTTCTTTGAATAAGATTTCAAAAACATTCTCTGACTTGGAGCAAAAATATGAAAGAGAGCCTTCGCCGGATGAATTGGCGGAAGTTTTGGATGTCAGCACAGCGGAAGTAGTTGATACTATGAAGATTTCCGGTAGGCATGTATCCATGGATGCTCCTTTTGTCCAAGGAGAAGAGAATAGTCTTTTGGACGTTTTGGAAAACGATTCGGAAGAAAAGCCTGATTCTGAGTTGATGAACGACTCGTTGAGAAGAGAAGTGCAAAGAGCGCTTTCGACATTGACAAAAAGAGAGGCTGATGTGATTACATTATACTTTGGCTTGAATGGAGAGCATGCGATGACTTTGGAAGAGATTGGCGAGAAATTCAATCTTACCAGAGAGCGTGTAAGACAAATTAAAGAAAAAGCTATTCGTAGATTAAGACATACTTCAAGAAGCAAAGCTTTAAAGCCTTATTTGGGATAA
- the trxB gene encoding thioredoxin-disulfide reductase has product MNREEVEVLILGSGPAGYTAAIYASRAGLKPVLYQGSQPGGQLTITNDVENFPGYPEGINGPQMMMDLEQQAKRFDADIRIGLATAVDFSSYPHVVTIDEEKEISAKTVIISTGASAKWLGLPSEDKYNGQGVSACAVCDGFFYRGQDVAVVGAGDTACEEAAYLSKICNKVYMIVRRDEMRASKIMQSRVENAENIEILWNTETEEILGDENGVNKARLVNNVTKEVSEIDVTGFFVAIGHKPNTDIFADYLEMDDAGYIVTKPDSSKTNVEGVFAAGDAQDKIYRQAVTAAGTGCMAALDAERFLAAKELV; this is encoded by the coding sequence ATGAACAGAGAAGAAGTCGAAGTTTTGATCTTAGGATCAGGTCCGGCAGGATATACTGCAGCAATATATGCGTCTAGAGCTGGCTTGAAACCGGTATTGTATCAAGGTTCTCAACCAGGAGGCCAATTGACGATTACTAATGATGTAGAAAACTTCCCTGGTTATCCTGAAGGCATTAATGGCCCTCAGATGATGATGGATCTTGAGCAACAAGCAAAAAGATTCGATGCGGATATCCGTATTGGTTTAGCTACTGCTGTTGATTTTTCTTCTTACCCTCACGTAGTTACGATTGATGAAGAAAAAGAAATTTCAGCTAAAACTGTTATTATATCCACTGGTGCTTCTGCGAAGTGGTTGGGCTTGCCTTCTGAAGATAAGTACAATGGTCAAGGAGTTTCTGCTTGCGCTGTTTGTGACGGATTTTTCTATAGAGGACAAGATGTAGCTGTTGTTGGTGCTGGAGATACTGCTTGTGAAGAAGCTGCATATCTTTCAAAGATTTGCAACAAAGTTTATATGATCGTAAGAAGAGATGAAATGAGAGCTTCTAAGATTATGCAAAGTAGAGTTGAGAACGCTGAAAACATTGAGATCCTTTGGAATACGGAAACAGAGGAAATTCTAGGAGACGAAAACGGTGTGAATAAAGCTAGACTTGTGAACAATGTTACCAAAGAGGTTTCTGAAATTGATGTTACAGGATTCTTCGTAGCTATTGGACATAAGCCGAATACCGATATTTTTGCTGACTACCTTGAGATGGATGACGCGGGTTATATTGTAACTAAGCCTGATTCAAGCAAGACAAATGTAGAAGGCGTTTTTGCCGCTGGCGATGCTCAAGATAAAATCTATCGTCAGGCTGTGACTGCTGCTGGAACTGGATGTATGGCGGCATTGGATGCGGAGAGGTTTTTGGCAGCTAAAGAATTGGTGTAA
- a CDS encoding peptidoglycan DD-metalloendopeptidase family protein gives MVDGVGIRFLFFILLLAGVTPAYSQKKKKFWDIFKKKDNKAEQTYIESDSAFIDFDEGEFDLAYDSSLQMMVKDHFMELEDITETSAEEEKVLVEVSEQLKIDDVWVNSFQYYSIWNEWSVDPYHMDLKNFSDTLRLPLYDSKKGEHWAYPMKPSKVTSDFGMRNYQWHYGIDLRLNTGDPIYAAFDGIVRMARYNRGGYGYYVVLRHKNGLETIYAHLSKYVVKIGQEVKAGEMIGKGGSTGRSTGPHLHFEVRYNGIAIDPNALFNFEDYVLLRDKMVITPETFAYMKEIRKVVHHRIRSGDTLSRISRRYSTSISKICKLNGISRNTILRVGRKLRVR, from the coding sequence ATGGTTGATGGAGTTGGAATTCGTTTTTTGTTTTTTATACTCCTTCTAGCGGGTGTCACTCCTGCCTATTCGCAGAAAAAGAAGAAATTCTGGGATATATTTAAAAAGAAAGATAATAAAGCTGAACAGACTTATATTGAGTCTGATTCAGCTTTTATTGATTTTGACGAGGGCGAATTTGATTTGGCCTATGACTCCAGTCTTCAAATGATGGTCAAGGATCATTTTATGGAGTTGGAAGATATTACCGAGACGAGCGCTGAAGAGGAAAAGGTATTGGTGGAGGTATCCGAACAGTTGAAGATTGATGATGTATGGGTGAATTCATTTCAGTATTATTCCATTTGGAATGAATGGAGTGTTGATCCTTATCATATGGATTTGAAGAATTTCTCTGATACATTGAGGTTGCCTTTGTATGACTCCAAAAAAGGGGAGCACTGGGCTTATCCTATGAAGCCTTCCAAAGTCACTTCTGATTTTGGAATGAGAAATTATCAATGGCATTATGGCATTGATTTGAGACTGAATACAGGGGATCCTATATACGCAGCTTTCGATGGAATCGTTAGGATGGCCAGATATAATCGCGGAGGCTATGGTTATTATGTTGTCTTGAGACATAAAAATGGCTTGGAAACTATTTATGCCCATTTGTCGAAATATGTGGTGAAAATAGGACAAGAAGTGAAAGCTGGTGAAATGATCGGTAAAGGAGGGAGTACTGGAAGAAGTACAGGTCCGCATTTGCACTTTGAGGTTAGGTATAATGGAATTGCCATAGATCCTAATGCCTTGTTTAACTTTGAAGACTACGTATTGCTTCGTGATAAAATGGTCATTACGCCTGAGACTTTTGCTTATATGAAGGAGATCAGGAAAGTAGTGCACCATAGGATAAGGTCCGGCGATACGCTTTCACGCATTTCAAGAAGATACTCTACGTCTATAAGCAAGATTTGTAAATTAAATGGTATTAGTCGAAATACTATATTGCGTGTTGGGCGTAAATTAAGGGTGAGATAA
- the bshB1 gene encoding bacillithiol biosynthesis deacetylase BshB1, which yields METKLDILVIAAHPDDAELMCSGTIAKHVAQGHKVGVLDLTRGELGTRGTIHTRREEAENSAKILGLSVRENAEFEDGFFVNDKQHQLELIKFIRKFQPDMVICNPNEDRHPDHGRAAKLVIDSCFLSGLRKVETIDRGVEQKEWRPKHIYQFIQNDYIQPDFVVDITEYWELKLASIRAFSTQFFTGGNDLEDEPETFISNPGFMEFIEARAKEYGHQIGVKYGEGFTTVKRTIGVDLLTDLI from the coding sequence ATGGAGACGAAATTAGATATATTAGTAATCGCAGCGCATCCTGATGATGCTGAGTTAATGTGTTCAGGAACTATAGCGAAGCATGTTGCGCAAGGGCATAAAGTAGGCGTCCTTGATTTGACTAGAGGTGAGTTGGGAACGAGAGGGACTATTCATACTCGAAGAGAAGAGGCGGAGAACTCAGCTAAGATACTTGGGTTGAGTGTGAGAGAAAATGCTGAATTTGAAGATGGGTTCTTCGTTAATGACAAGCAACATCAGTTGGAATTAATAAAATTCATTAGAAAGTTTCAGCCAGATATGGTGATTTGCAATCCTAATGAGGATAGGCATCCAGATCATGGAAGAGCGGCTAAACTTGTGATTGACTCATGTTTTTTGTCTGGGTTAAGAAAAGTTGAGACGATCGATAGAGGAGTGGAGCAAAAAGAATGGAGGCCTAAGCATATCTATCAATTTATTCAAAATGATTATATCCAGCCTGACTTTGTCGTGGATATTACTGAATATTGGGAACTTAAGCTAGCTTCGATTAGAGCGTTTTCCACACAGTTTTTTACTGGAGGAAATGATTTGGAAGATGAACCCGAGACATTTATTTCCAATCCTGGTTTTATGGAGTTTATAGAAGCAAGAGCTAAGGAGTATGGCCATCAAATTGGTGTAAAATACGGAGAAGGTTTTACTACAGTCAAAAGAACAATCGGAGTTGATTTATTGACTGATTTGATTTAG